A window of Puniceicoccaceae bacterium contains these coding sequences:
- a CDS encoding VOC family protein: MKLNAINWFEIYVSDFDRARAFYEKVLNCELQVMQGNGPKMGMFPCDMEKGVGGCISAMEQCASPGPGGTLVYLNVDGELDAVISRVGQAGGSIVLERMAIPPHGFIAIIEDSEGNRVGLHSMS; encoded by the coding sequence ATGAAGCTCAACGCAATCAACTGGTTCGAAATCTACGTCAGCGACTTTGACCGCGCGCGCGCGTTCTACGAAAAAGTCCTCAACTGCGAACTCCAGGTCATGCAGGGAAACGGTCCCAAGATGGGAATGTTTCCCTGTGACATGGAAAAGGGAGTGGGTGGATGCATCAGCGCCATGGAGCAGTGCGCCTCACCAGGTCCCGGTGGCACACTGGTCTATCTCAATGTCGACGGCGAACTCGATGCTGTGATCAGCCGCGTCGGTCAGGCCGGAGGCAGCATCGTACTCGAACGCATGGCCATCCCACCACACGGCTTTATCGCCATCATCGAAGACAGCGAAGGCAACCGGGTCGGACTGCACAGCATGAGCTGA
- a CDS encoding Gfo/Idh/MocA family oxidoreductase has translation MTDQANPGTGATNHLSPPTLHQHSRREFLKLAATSAAAIGFPTIVPSSVFGANAPSNRIAMAGIGLGAMGMSNMASFLRDDVQWVAVCDVDQHNLSRAKRRVDQHYGNHDCATYGDLRDLLQRRDIDAISLATPDHWHGWVGVHAARCGFDIYGEKPIAHNIREARAVVNAVKQHGRIWQTGSWQRSTPEFQHAVELVRNGRIGKVSHVEIGLPDGSAGEPAPVAPVPAGLDWDLWLGPAPWQPYRGTAHWDWRWVLDWGGGQLNDWIGHHCDIALWAMDMDHTGPVEVTGEGTFPTQGLWDAPITYKVDCVFENGATMTVANESQLELGRGTRWFGEDGKWIHVSRSARSSNPGHLWDDVIEPGEFRVLRGVSHQEDFLHGVRTRRQTIAPPEPALRALTVGSLGLIAMRLGRKIQWDPVREEIINDPVANQMVGRVQREPWSLI, from the coding sequence ATGACGGACCAAGCCAACCCGGGCACGGGTGCTACTAATCACCTGTCGCCACCGACACTTCATCAGCACAGCCGACGGGAGTTTCTCAAACTGGCAGCCACTTCCGCTGCGGCGATCGGGTTTCCCACGATCGTTCCTTCCAGCGTTTTTGGTGCAAATGCTCCGAGTAACCGCATTGCAATGGCGGGAATCGGACTCGGTGCGATGGGCATGAGCAACATGGCAAGTTTTCTGCGAGATGATGTGCAGTGGGTGGCCGTTTGCGATGTGGATCAGCACAACCTCTCCCGTGCAAAACGTCGAGTGGATCAGCACTATGGCAACCACGACTGTGCGACATATGGCGACCTCAGGGATTTGCTGCAGCGCCGGGACATTGATGCGATTTCACTGGCCACTCCGGATCACTGGCATGGCTGGGTGGGGGTGCATGCAGCGCGCTGTGGTTTTGACATCTATGGGGAAAAACCCATTGCCCACAACATTCGTGAGGCGCGGGCGGTTGTAAATGCCGTGAAGCAGCACGGCCGCATCTGGCAGACGGGCAGCTGGCAGCGCTCCACACCCGAATTTCAGCATGCTGTCGAATTGGTTCGCAACGGACGCATTGGCAAAGTGAGCCATGTGGAAATTGGACTGCCCGATGGCAGTGCGGGAGAACCCGCACCCGTTGCCCCAGTACCTGCCGGACTCGACTGGGATCTGTGGCTGGGACCCGCACCGTGGCAACCCTACCGGGGTACGGCGCACTGGGATTGGCGCTGGGTGCTCGACTGGGGAGGTGGTCAGCTGAATGACTGGATTGGACACCACTGCGACATCGCACTCTGGGCGATGGACATGGATCACACCGGACCCGTTGAAGTTACCGGAGAGGGCACCTTCCCGACTCAGGGACTCTGGGATGCTCCGATCACGTATAAGGTGGACTGTGTGTTTGAAAACGGGGCGACGATGACGGTTGCCAATGAGAGTCAGTTGGAACTGGGCCGGGGGACGCGCTGGTTTGGCGAAGACGGCAAATGGATTCATGTCAGCCGCTCGGCACGCTCTTCAAATCCGGGACATCTCTGGGATGACGTGATCGAACCTGGAGAGTTCCGCGTTCTGCGCGGGGTTTCGCATCAAGAGGACTTTTTGCATGGGGTACGCACCAGACGGCAGACCATTGCCCCGCCCGAACCGGCGCTTCGAGCACTGACAGTGGGTTCTCTCGGACTCATTGCCATGCGCCTTGGGCGGAAGATCCAGTGGGATCCGGTGCGCGAGGAAATCATCAACGATCCGGTTGCCAACCAAATGGTAGGCCGGGTGCAACGTGAACCCTGGAGCCTTATCTGA
- a CDS encoding AraC family transcriptional regulator has protein sequence MSDSEHRPPTSYDLDAGAAPEFSVSEFKAQMQDGPPNIALWDMLPEVAFWIKDRLGRFVFVNQTLADQARMPRSEVIGKRDVDCFPPELAQIYVEDDSSIIAGGPPIVNKSELVMTPEGGVEWRKTSKLPVRNQKKEIIGSTGVSRKVNSNTPLPAEYAVISEILSYIHENLAGGISIQQIAQSFHLSLSTLERYIRTHLRTTPNELLVKVKMQRAHQLLVSSLLNISEIAYECGYESVSSFSRAFRKHTGKTAMEYRSTHQPNNPPTPRDHEV, from the coding sequence ATGAGCGATTCCGAACACAGACCCCCGACAAGTTACGATCTGGATGCCGGTGCAGCCCCTGAATTCAGTGTATCCGAATTCAAGGCACAGATGCAGGACGGTCCCCCGAACATTGCACTTTGGGACATGCTGCCCGAGGTGGCGTTCTGGATCAAGGACCGCCTGGGTCGCTTTGTGTTTGTCAACCAAACGCTCGCAGACCAGGCGCGCATGCCGCGGTCAGAGGTGATCGGGAAGCGGGACGTGGATTGTTTCCCACCCGAACTTGCGCAAATTTACGTAGAAGATGATTCCAGTATTATCGCGGGAGGGCCGCCGATCGTGAACAAATCCGAACTGGTGATGACACCGGAAGGTGGAGTGGAGTGGCGCAAAACCAGCAAGCTTCCGGTACGGAACCAGAAGAAGGAAATCATCGGCTCCACTGGAGTATCGAGAAAGGTCAATTCCAACACTCCTTTGCCTGCCGAATATGCGGTGATCAGCGAGATCCTCTCCTACATCCATGAGAATCTCGCCGGTGGGATTTCAATTCAACAAATCGCACAGAGTTTCCACCTCTCGCTGTCGACGCTTGAGCGCTACATCCGCACCCATTTGCGAACGACTCCGAATGAATTGCTTGTGAAGGTGAAGATGCAGCGAGCACACCAGTTGCTCGTGTCCTCACTGCTCAATATCAGTGAAATCGCCTACGAATGCGGCTACGAAAGTGTGTCCTCGTTTTCACGGGCATTTCGCAAACACACCGGAAAGACGGCTATGGAATACCGATCCACCCACCAGCCCAATAACCCGCCCACGCCCCGCGATCACGAGGTGTAG
- a CDS encoding Gfo/Idh/MocA family oxidoreductase, producing MKSKRKLRMGMIGGGRGAFIGAVHRMAANLDGQVELVAGCFSADPEKSRLSGEDLYLDPQRVYGSVEAMIENESKLPADQRLDFVSVVTRNDFHYANTKALLDGGFHVVCEKPLAHNMEQAVDMVQRVRQSGKIFALTHNYTGYPMVKEARDWVRSGKLGRILKIVTEYPQGYAVGSVTESGEAKINSWRADPKVAGASNCMGDIGTHAENLARYITGLEIESLCADVNTFAPGAVIDDDGSMLVRYKGGARGVLFASQISSGDENNLNIRVWGTKGSLQWFQEHPNELIFKAADQPHEIHRRGNSYVCEAANAATRTPFGHPEAYIEAFANIYREVFRAIRDDIDGTFKSVDDYDFPNVIDGLEGMTFVDTVLRSSASKSKWVDFKLPN from the coding sequence ATGAAATCAAAACGAAAACTGAGAATGGGAATGATCGGTGGTGGACGCGGTGCGTTCATCGGTGCAGTGCACCGCATGGCCGCAAACCTGGACGGACAGGTGGAGCTGGTCGCCGGATGTTTTTCCGCAGATCCCGAAAAATCCCGCCTGTCCGGCGAGGATCTCTATCTGGACCCCCAGCGGGTTTATGGTTCGGTCGAAGCGATGATTGAAAATGAATCAAAACTGCCTGCCGATCAGCGCCTGGACTTCGTATCGGTGGTTACCCGCAACGACTTTCACTACGCCAACACCAAAGCCCTTTTGGACGGAGGGTTTCATGTGGTTTGCGAGAAGCCGCTCGCCCACAACATGGAACAGGCCGTCGACATGGTTCAACGGGTTCGCCAATCGGGGAAAATTTTTGCGCTCACCCATAATTATACGGGCTATCCCATGGTCAAGGAGGCTCGGGATTGGGTTCGCAGTGGAAAACTGGGACGCATTCTGAAAATTGTCACGGAATATCCTCAGGGCTACGCCGTTGGCAGCGTCACAGAAAGTGGTGAAGCCAAAATCAATTCCTGGCGTGCCGATCCCAAGGTCGCCGGAGCATCAAACTGCATGGGCGACATCGGAACCCATGCCGAAAACCTTGCACGCTACATCACGGGTCTCGAAATCGAAAGCCTCTGTGCCGATGTCAATACCTTCGCTCCGGGAGCTGTCATTGACGACGATGGCAGCATGCTTGTGCGCTACAAGGGAGGTGCTCGCGGAGTGCTTTTTGCCTCACAGATTTCGAGCGGTGACGAAAACAACCTGAACATCCGCGTGTGGGGGACCAAGGGTTCGCTGCAATGGTTTCAGGAACATCCGAATGAACTGATCTTCAAGGCAGCAGACCAGCCACACGAAATTCATCGACGCGGTAACAGTTACGTCTGCGAGGCGGCAAATGCAGCCACCCGCACCCCGTTTGGTCATCCAGAGGCCTACATCGAGGCATTCGCGAACATCTACCGTGAGGTCTTTCGGGCCATCCGGGATGACATCGACGGAACGTTCAAGTCCGTGGATGATTATGACTTCCCGAATGTAATCGATGGACTCGAAGGCATGACTTTTGTGGACACAGTTCTGCGCTCCTCCGCTTCCAAGTCCAAATGGGTGGATTTCAAACTCCCCAACTGA
- a CDS encoding CPBP family glutamic-type intramembrane protease, with amino-acid sequence MFWSNALVFAWLHLMYDNATAILLTFMGGWLFAETYRRTRQLWLPWLEHTVYGLAIFTFGLGRYFYEPVGG; translated from the coding sequence ATGTTCTGGAGCAATGCGCTGGTGTTTGCCTGGCTGCATCTGATGTATGACAATGCGACGGCAATCCTGTTGACGTTCATGGGGGGCTGGTTGTTTGCCGAAACCTACCGACGCACCCGCCAATTGTGGTTGCCCTGGCTTGAACACACCGTCTACGGCCTCGCCATTTTCACATTTGGCCTGGGAAGGTATTTTTATGAACCCGTCGGGGGATAG
- a CDS encoding response regulator: MIHVCIVIEPAHRSIPSIRELFSNRVVDLTILSREELLTRSKEAPVPDLIIICDETASAAQKALQTIAGRAAFATTPIWVATSHTDRDFCDTCYTLGVSDILQFPLLQSELQAKLISLINTHAHHQIEHQLKVREATLREALDTGKMAHWEIDVRSKICTFNDTFFHLHHTSVAMVGGYQIPVQEFANRFVHPDDRHLLLNQENGNRTAPTLKQFHEFSYRVLYGDGSRGTMHVRYHLRSENGVLKAQGICRDITEETERERLTRDYKRRLEATQAGIDAANFGIYQVNNSGYIRYANDHALRMTGFSRDQLLSMHITELDAQLDLETWKRHRKQTLQKGGRMIETQHRCKDGSLIDVEVTVHPFLHEGKFSSFSFVRDLTESKKVEQEKERAFQAMLEAKESAERANRSKDEFLAVMSHEMRTPLNPILGFANILRKECTAEQNEYISIIYESAERLRNLISEILDYIRLGKGDIEPKLAEFDLLELCQTSFLDARQQFEGKPIQLSFINGFAEHAPISRDYFVRSDSHMILRILDNLLINACKYTPSGSVHFHVGCDVRAEEPSQTQFFASVVDTGIGIGPEALQNIFDPFTQADSSYSRKSEGVGLGLSICKKLIDLLGGAIAVESQPGKGSTFRVQIPLEPIKNNTTRPRHADPVEWKALPGNPNILIVDDTANNAKIASIMVRKVGCRSESVCDGHAAISRCAEQAFDLILMDLSMPGMDGMETTRRLRQTPGPNQNIPIVGLSAHVSHTVRQQCTDAGMNGYLEKPIQAEELQETLWKHLAASP; encoded by the coding sequence ATGATTCACGTCTGCATCGTCATTGAACCCGCACACCGCTCGATTCCATCCATACGTGAATTGTTCAGCAACCGGGTGGTCGACCTGACCATTCTGTCCAGGGAAGAGTTGCTCACTCGGTCCAAGGAAGCACCTGTCCCTGATCTCATCATCATTTGTGATGAAACCGCGTCAGCAGCCCAGAAAGCATTGCAGACCATCGCGGGACGAGCCGCCTTTGCCACAACTCCCATCTGGGTTGCCACATCCCACACGGATCGTGACTTCTGCGATACCTGCTATACGCTCGGAGTAAGCGACATTCTGCAATTTCCACTGTTGCAATCAGAACTCCAGGCAAAATTGATCAGCCTGATAAACACTCATGCACATCACCAGATCGAACATCAGCTGAAAGTGCGTGAGGCAACACTGCGTGAGGCACTCGATACGGGAAAAATGGCCCATTGGGAAATTGATGTTCGTTCAAAGATCTGCACCTTCAACGACACGTTCTTTCACCTGCATCACACTTCGGTTGCCATGGTCGGAGGTTATCAGATTCCTGTCCAGGAATTCGCCAATCGTTTCGTACACCCCGACGACCGACATCTGCTTCTCAATCAAGAAAATGGGAACCGAACAGCCCCGACATTGAAGCAGTTCCACGAATTCAGCTATCGGGTTCTCTATGGAGACGGATCACGCGGCACCATGCATGTGCGCTACCATTTGCGCAGTGAAAATGGAGTGCTCAAGGCTCAGGGAATCTGTCGCGACATCACCGAGGAAACCGAACGCGAACGGCTGACCCGCGACTACAAGCGTCGGCTTGAAGCAACCCAAGCGGGCATTGATGCCGCAAATTTTGGGATCTACCAGGTCAACAACTCAGGATACATCCGCTACGCCAATGATCACGCACTCAGGATGACCGGATTTTCGCGGGATCAGCTCCTCTCCATGCATATCACGGAACTGGATGCCCAACTCGACCTGGAAACCTGGAAACGCCACCGTAAGCAAACCCTGCAGAAGGGAGGTCGCATGATCGAGACCCAACACCGCTGCAAGGATGGATCCCTGATCGATGTGGAGGTAACCGTTCATCCCTTTTTGCATGAGGGAAAATTTTCCAGTTTCTCCTTTGTCAGGGACCTCACCGAGTCCAAAAAAGTAGAACAGGAAAAAGAGCGGGCATTCCAGGCCATGCTCGAAGCCAAGGAATCCGCCGAACGGGCAAACCGATCCAAGGATGAGTTCCTGGCTGTCATGAGCCACGAGATGCGCACCCCACTCAATCCCATCCTCGGCTTCGCCAACATTCTGCGCAAAGAATGCACCGCAGAGCAAAACGAATACATTTCCATCATTTACGAGTCGGCAGAACGTCTCCGCAATCTCATCAGCGAAATCCTCGACTATATTCGCCTCGGAAAAGGCGATATCGAACCCAAACTGGCAGAATTTGATCTGCTTGAACTGTGCCAGACATCCTTTTTGGATGCTCGCCAGCAGTTTGAGGGAAAACCGATTCAACTTTCATTTATCAATGGATTTGCGGAGCATGCCCCCATCTCCCGGGATTACTTCGTTCGCAGTGACTCACACATGATCCTGCGCATCCTCGACAATCTGCTGATCAACGCCTGCAAATACACGCCCAGCGGGAGCGTACACTTCCACGTAGGTTGTGATGTTCGCGCGGAGGAACCTTCTCAGACACAGTTCTTTGCCTCTGTCGTTGACACGGGCATCGGCATCGGACCCGAAGCACTTCAAAATATCTTTGATCCTTTTACACAAGCGGATAGCTCCTACTCACGTAAGTCTGAGGGCGTGGGACTCGGACTCTCCATCTGCAAAAAGCTCATCGATCTGCTCGGCGGAGCCATTGCGGTCGAGAGCCAGCCAGGCAAGGGTTCCACATTCCGAGTGCAAATTCCTCTTGAACCCATCAAAAACAACACCACACGACCTCGACATGCAGATCCGGTTGAATGGAAAGCATTACCCGGAAATCCAAACATCCTCATCGTGGACGACACGGCGAACAATGCCAAAATCGCCAGCATCATGGTTCGCAAGGTGGGCTGCCGAAGTGAATCGGTTTGCGATGGTCATGCCGCGATCAGCCGGTGCGCCGAACAGGCCTTCGATCTCATTTTAATGGACCTGAGCATGCCGGGTATGGATGGCATGGAGACCACGCGCCGACTCCGCCAGACACCGGGTCCCAACCAGAATATCCCCATTGTGGGCTTGAGCGCTCATGTTTCACACACCGTGCGTCAGCAGTGCACGGATGCAGGCATGAATGGCTACCTCGAAAAACCCATCCAGGCCGAAGAGTTACAGGAAACGCTTTGGAAACATCTCGCGGCTTCCCCATAA